A single genomic interval of Desulfovibrio sp. JC022 harbors:
- a CDS encoding response regulator encodes MTPEQDPYFFVLADDDPRLHEYTVSILRDAGILEKHESFYDPVSFLAFLKESEEEPDVILLDVHFEGSGLSGVDILPFIREEYPYIPVILLTGMDAEATDEAQSDVFTYFIPKPVTEDHLLRMLHFYLGKSKKTAEQVNTLVAEMEEVKGYHQLLEEEVEQLQDEQRRLEEQSKTDKTGSAGKGFERVTEILESLLTKSEAMPSFIADLEKVYSTQFKLFKKVIETLIRFDVQDSGTPGMNIHKVKGTQNVFSARLSRKVRLFYYSSAKTTRKRLLRLDIYHNTKGMDKWIKNNYHSYAEIEE; translated from the coding sequence ATGACCCCGGAACAGGACCCATATTTTTTTGTTTTGGCAGACGATGACCCGCGTTTGCACGAATACACTGTTTCAATCCTCCGTGACGCGGGAATATTGGAAAAGCATGAATCATTCTATGATCCAGTCTCCTTTCTGGCCTTTTTGAAGGAATCCGAAGAAGAACCGGATGTGATCCTGCTGGATGTCCATTTCGAAGGCTCGGGACTGAGCGGCGTGGACATCCTGCCGTTCATTCGCGAGGAATATCCGTATATCCCGGTCATCCTGCTGACCGGAATGGATGCCGAAGCCACTGACGAAGCCCAGTCTGATGTCTTCACCTACTTCATCCCCAAACCGGTAACCGAAGACCACCTGCTGCGCATGCTTCATTTCTACCTCGGCAAAAGCAAAAAGACCGCGGAGCAGGTCAACACCCTCGTGGCCGAAATGGAAGAAGTCAAAGGCTACCACCAATTGCTGGAAGAAGAGGTGGAACAGCTTCAGGACGAGCAACGCAGGCTTGAGGAGCAAAGCAAAACCGATAAGACCGGTAGTGCCGGAAAAGGTTTTGAGAGAGTTACAGAGATACTCGAATCCCTGCTGACCAAAAGTGAAGCCATGCCCAGCTTTATCGCCGACCTTGAAAAGGTCTACTCCACTCAGTTCAAACTCTTTAAAAAGGTAATCGAAACCCTTATCCGCTTTGATGTGCAGGATTCCGGTACTCCGGGCATGAACATCCACAAAGTCAAAGGCACCCAGAATGTATTCAGTGCCCGTCTTTCCAGAAAAGTAAGGCTCTTTTATTACAGCTCAGCTAAGACGACCAGAAAAAGGCTATTAAGATTAGACATTTACCACAACACCAAGGGTATGGACAAGTGGATTAAAAACAACTACCATTCCTACGCTGAAATAGAAGAGTAA
- a CDS encoding ATP-binding protein: MHLKNKSWRLPALALFYVLAYVLFDLGTDSIARHYIFCIFLVVSSLYFSWRLGGRETMTYVGFFNIFFAFIFSRLLHMTGNFSSKLFLSRSFMTLYVVAIIFMFIMTKRKSPADREKIDREKSIRDERQRRRQLELMVATEKLTDDMIIQANMVKDELMVLQNSWKSQIHTIVNDLPKVKERELYNQIVTPFEESIIEHLRDLEKRLSFKPQLIGLDELALNLTDRLENDQKQSRQRLDLQFNFEKWINREEEIFVDRYKTWEILLNLIRNSQTAMELRQIELLRQGSEAFKSFKPRLSINADVQGNYAQLTVADTGGGVSDDSLQDLFKRAVPSAKRKGKAMGQGTVFVKFFSDNMGFDISAKNTETLGSKGLEVTILIPLGTFGPAGAIPAAGDK, encoded by the coding sequence GTGCATTTAAAAAACAAAAGCTGGCGGCTGCCTGCTCTGGCACTATTCTATGTTCTGGCATACGTACTTTTTGACCTTGGCACGGACAGCATTGCGCGCCATTACATTTTTTGTATCTTTCTGGTTGTTTCCAGTCTCTACTTTTCATGGAGACTCGGCGGCCGGGAAACTATGACCTACGTAGGCTTTTTCAATATTTTCTTTGCCTTTATTTTTTCCCGTCTGCTGCACATGACCGGAAATTTCTCATCCAAACTCTTTCTAAGCCGCTCCTTTATGACTCTCTATGTGGTGGCTATCATTTTCATGTTCATCATGACCAAACGTAAATCCCCGGCGGACCGGGAAAAAATCGATAGAGAAAAATCCATCCGTGATGAACGTCAGCGACGGCGACAGCTGGAACTCATGGTCGCCACGGAAAAACTGACCGATGACATGATCATCCAGGCCAACATGGTTAAAGACGAACTGATGGTTCTCCAGAACTCATGGAAATCCCAGATTCATACCATTGTAAACGACCTGCCCAAAGTAAAAGAACGTGAGCTCTATAACCAGATCGTAACGCCTTTTGAGGAAAGCATCATCGAACATCTGCGTGATCTTGAAAAAAGACTTTCCTTCAAACCCCAGCTCATAGGCCTTGACGAACTTGCGCTGAACCTTACAGATAGGCTTGAAAATGATCAAAAACAATCCCGGCAACGACTAGACCTGCAATTCAATTTTGAAAAGTGGATAAACAGAGAAGAAGAAATTTTCGTAGATCGTTACAAGACATGGGAGATTCTGCTCAACCTGATCAGAAACAGCCAAACAGCCATGGAGCTGCGCCAGATAGAATTACTGAGGCAGGGTAGTGAAGCGTTCAAATCATTCAAGCCCCGCTTATCCATAAACGCCGACGTCCAAGGCAATTACGCTCAGTTAACAGTGGCAGACACCGGAGGCGGGGTTTCCGACGACAGTTTGCAGGACCTATTCAAAAGAGCTGTGCCTTCGGCAAAACGCAAGGGCAAGGCCATGGGACAGGGAACTGTTTTCGTAAAATTTTTCAGTGACAACATGGGTTTTGACATTTCAGCAAAGAACACCGAAACTCTTGGTTCAAAAGGACTCGAAGTAACAATACTCATCCCCCTTGGAACCTTCGGCCCCGCAGGGGCTATTCCAGCAGCAGGAGATAAATAA
- a CDS encoding WD40 repeat domain-containing protein produces the protein MNNKSIILALTLLAILASGCAKQPSPATDEPSLVTDDNIDVSELVGNAPLSLAGFVEYAASQQYSPLDSIYNRPPEDMAGNYVVQLSKSNEVVNLDKDVTTYVQDRNILAAGLKNGVVRMYGGQGCAAVQAASDPVNSVSWFSESPYLAVSSGGNKVVEVFNVKECARVRVHDVNSTVDMFALSPRGSWLALIDVARRLWVGPANGKLRRIDRFTYQPLSLTFSNEEGILMGVDTTGKMVMWSPLKLTRIFDQKIKGGPFESVKAYGSHLNIVTEKGERFQWDVSKRTKSPFYEQEDGFFLKNGVLLYRSPRKTFSKKVQFKPVSFAVDRSPSGKVYRIKDIDGSFRYYSAINGTPLKDVQDFADWKKVKVGRDYGFSERGREFTLAVPIAQREFQRLYCRYIPSKGYYLWWKKVARPDDYFKSRGMLPRREGIAADSPLEWEPLESKRTDIRD, from the coding sequence ATGAATAATAAGTCAATCATTCTGGCCCTCACACTCCTCGCAATTTTGGCTTCCGGGTGTGCGAAGCAGCCTTCCCCAGCGACAGATGAACCTTCACTTGTCACCGATGATAATATCGATGTTTCCGAACTTGTGGGGAATGCTCCTCTCAGTTTAGCTGGATTTGTCGAATATGCTGCTTCGCAGCAATATTCGCCCTTGGACAGCATTTATAACCGTCCGCCAGAAGATATGGCCGGGAATTATGTTGTGCAACTCAGTAAGAGCAACGAGGTCGTCAATCTGGACAAGGATGTAACAACCTACGTGCAGGATAGAAATATTCTTGCTGCCGGGTTAAAAAATGGCGTGGTCCGCATGTATGGCGGGCAGGGGTGTGCTGCCGTTCAGGCTGCTTCAGATCCGGTGAATTCCGTGTCATGGTTTTCGGAGTCTCCCTATCTGGCTGTTTCATCCGGAGGAAATAAGGTTGTCGAGGTCTTTAATGTCAAAGAGTGTGCAAGGGTGCGTGTTCATGATGTTAACAGTACCGTGGATATGTTTGCCCTCTCCCCGAGAGGGAGTTGGCTGGCATTGATTGATGTTGCCCGCAGGCTTTGGGTCGGCCCCGCCAACGGTAAATTGCGCAGGATAGACCGCTTTACTTATCAGCCGCTTTCCCTGACCTTTTCCAATGAGGAAGGAATTCTCATGGGAGTGGATACCACCGGAAAAATGGTCATGTGGAGTCCACTTAAGTTGACTCGCATTTTTGATCAGAAAATTAAGGGCGGACCGTTTGAATCTGTAAAGGCCTACGGTTCCCATCTTAATATTGTCACTGAAAAGGGTGAACGTTTCCAGTGGGATGTAAGTAAACGCACTAAGTCTCCGTTTTATGAGCAGGAAGACGGGTTCTTTCTTAAAAACGGAGTGCTTTTATATCGTTCACCGCGCAAGACTTTTTCCAAAAAGGTCCAGTTCAAGCCTGTCTCTTTTGCCGTCGATCGCTCTCCTTCGGGAAAAGTTTACCGGATTAAGGATATTGACGGTTCATTCAGATACTATTCCGCTATTAACGGGACCCCTCTAAAGGATGTTCAGGATTTTGCTGACTGGAAGAAAGTGAAGGTCGGGCGGGATTACGGATTTTCCGAACGTGGCAGGGAGTTTACTCTTGCCGTTCCCATTGCCCAGCGGGAATTTCAGAGGTTGTATTGCAGGTATATACCAAGTAAGGGGTATTACCTCTGGTGGAAAAAAGTTGCCCGCCCGGATGATTATTTCAAATCACGAGGCATGCTTCCCCGTCGTGAGGGGATTGCTGCCGACTCGCCTCTTGAGTGGGAGCCGCTGGAAAGCAAGCGGACTGATATCAGGGATTAA
- the gspG gene encoding type II secretion system major pseudopilin GspG, which produces MQKKRIRIAELKKGQRGFSLIELMIVIVILGLLASMLVPKIMDRPNEARVTKAKMDMKALDSALKLYKLDTGRYPTTEQGLQALITKPESRPVPRNYRKGGYLDSAAAPVDPWGYDYIYRSPGEEDRPYELISLGADGMEGGEDYDADIKSWE; this is translated from the coding sequence ATGCAGAAAAAAAGAATTCGTATTGCTGAGCTTAAAAAAGGTCAGCGTGGTTTCAGTCTTATCGAGTTGATGATTGTAATTGTTATTCTCGGCCTGCTGGCCTCCATGCTGGTTCCTAAAATTATGGACCGTCCCAACGAGGCCAGAGTCACCAAGGCCAAGATGGATATGAAGGCCCTTGATTCAGCTTTAAAGCTGTACAAGCTGGATACCGGACGCTATCCCACCACCGAGCAGGGACTTCAGGCTCTGATTACCAAGCCGGAAAGTCGTCCTGTTCCTCGTAATTACCGCAAAGGTGGTTATCTGGATTCCGCCGCAGCCCCTGTTGACCCCTGGGGTTACGACTACATATACAGAAGCCCCGGCGAAGAAGATCGTCCTTATGAACTGATTTCTCTCGGAGCTGACGGCATGGAAGGCGGCGAAGATTACGATGCCGACATCAAGAGCTGGGAATAG
- a CDS encoding Tfp pilus assembly protein FimT/FimU has product MNTHAARRFSGGLTFIELLIVLFIVGMGWFTLMPNLDLAGDRGDDSLSLANSFIYEARTEAVLTDSRQSVYIDFENGLLKWNGEEVSLPSEVSSGHFNEYPIDDSGVEFIIYPEGFSDEVRLVFSDGLTVVLDPLAVRFGEI; this is encoded by the coding sequence ATGAATACACATGCTGCCCGCCGTTTTTCAGGCGGACTGACTTTCATAGAACTTTTAATTGTTCTGTTTATTGTGGGCATGGGCTGGTTTACGCTCATGCCCAATCTTGATCTTGCCGGAGACCGGGGTGACGATAGCCTTAGTCTCGCCAACTCCTTTATTTATGAGGCAAGAACGGAAGCGGTGCTAACTGATTCCCGGCAGTCTGTGTATATTGATTTCGAGAACGGGCTGCTAAAATGGAACGGCGAAGAAGTTTCTCTCCCGTCAGAAGTCAGCAGTGGACATTTTAATGAATATCCCATTGATGACAGCGGGGTAGAATTCATCATTTACCCTGAAGGGTTCAGTGATGAAGTGCGCTTGGTTTTTTCCGATGGCTTGACAGTTGTTCTGGATCCTTTGGCAGTCCGTTTCGGGGAGATATAG